The following coding sequences are from one Epilithonimonas vandammei window:
- a CDS encoding lipopolysaccharide biosynthesis protein: protein MSVVARQGVKYSIIGYLGFLLGTFSAIFIFPYDMEFYGKLRYILPTAEIIVPIIVFGLSFSNVKFFAKVNADGKHHNMLSLSLLAVIINFLIVVGGFFLIAYWFPDFKKLEIWKMKNLILPLALVLALSSVFNKFLTNYKRVVVPNIFENFVPKLANLGAFCLFFFMGFAEKSAYGFFFMMFVISLFGYGLYTNRLEKVKFDFDLGYFKKDNFYREILMYSLFGFLGNIGNYIAIKIDSYMIGEFISFEENGIYNNIYSIISLIVVPQMGLFNLSAPIINKVLANGDYNELDRFHKKTSLSLFFLGLVLFCCIAVGFPYLADFMKNGEDLRSSEPIVWVLGFAMLFDLATGFNGHIISLSRYYKFNIVVMLILAVLTITTNMLFLKHTDLGILGIAIAYAISLSLFNIIKIIFNYIKFKVFPLGIEMMYAMILGCISINVALLLPDLKLNILNLFYKPAVVLMVLFIGNHFLKIYPLDKYLNRSFIKSLFRF, encoded by the coding sequence ATGAGCGTCGTAGCAAGACAAGGTGTAAAATATTCGATAATTGGCTATCTGGGCTTTTTGCTGGGAACTTTTTCGGCTATTTTTATTTTTCCTTATGATATGGAATTTTACGGAAAGCTCCGTTACATCTTGCCAACTGCCGAGATCATAGTTCCAATCATTGTTTTTGGATTGAGTTTTTCCAACGTCAAATTCTTTGCGAAAGTGAATGCAGACGGGAAACACCATAATATGTTGAGCTTATCTTTGCTTGCAGTTATTATTAATTTTTTAATTGTTGTAGGCGGATTTTTTCTCATCGCTTATTGGTTTCCTGACTTCAAAAAACTGGAAATTTGGAAAATGAAAAATCTAATTCTACCCTTGGCTTTGGTTCTGGCTTTATCATCCGTTTTCAATAAGTTTTTGACGAATTATAAAAGGGTAGTAGTTCCTAATATATTCGAGAATTTTGTCCCGAAATTAGCCAATCTTGGAGCATTTTGTTTGTTCTTTTTTATGGGATTTGCGGAGAAATCGGCGTACGGATTTTTCTTTATGATGTTCGTTATTTCTCTCTTTGGGTATGGACTTTATACGAATAGATTGGAAAAGGTCAAATTTGATTTTGATTTAGGCTATTTCAAAAAAGACAACTTTTATCGTGAGATTTTAATGTACAGTTTGTTCGGATTTTTGGGAAATATCGGAAATTATATCGCGATTAAAATCGACAGCTATATGATAGGCGAATTTATCAGTTTCGAGGAAAACGGAATTTACAATAATATTTATTCGATCATCTCTCTGATTGTTGTTCCACAGATGGGATTGTTCAACCTATCCGCACCGATTATTAATAAGGTTTTGGCAAATGGAGATTACAATGAGCTGGATCGATTCCATAAGAAAACGTCCCTCAGTTTATTTTTTCTTGGTTTGGTTTTATTTTGTTGCATTGCTGTTGGATTTCCATATTTAGCAGATTTTATGAAGAATGGAGAAGATTTGCGTTCCTCGGAACCTATTGTTTGGGTATTGGGATTTGCAATGTTGTTTGACTTGGCAACGGGATTCAACGGACATATTATTTCCCTTTCCAGATATTATAAATTCAATATTGTGGTGATGCTGATTTTAGCGGTTTTGACCATCACAACCAATATGCTTTTCCTGAAACATACAGACTTGGGAATCTTAGGAATTGCGATAGCTTATGCGATTTCTCTGTCGTTGTTTAATATTATCAAAATCATTTTCAATTATATCAAATTCAAAGTTTTTCCTTTGGGAATTGAGATGATGTATGCGATGATTTTAGGCTGTATTTCCATCAACGTCGCTCTTCTTCTTCCGGATTTGAAGCTCAATATTCTCAATCTATTTTACAAACCGGCAGTCGTTTTGATGGTGCTTTTTATCGGTAATCATTTCCTTAAAATCTATCCTTTGGATAAATATCTAAACAGATCATTTATTAAAAGTCTTTTTAGGTTTTAA
- the gcvT gene encoding glycine cleavage system aminomethyltransferase GcvT gives MKKTALYNKHVSLGAKIVPFAGFEMPVQYSGVTEEHFAVREKAGIFDVSHMGQFFIEGPSAKDLLQFVTSNNVDALEIGDSASSQNRKAQYSCLPNENGGIVDDLIVYKIEDEKYFVVVNASNIDKDWNHIVKYNEKFGAKMTNASDEMSLIAIQGPKATEILQKLTETDLSSIPYYHFTIGSVAGFSDVIISNTGYTGSGGFEIYFKNENAEDIWDALTEAGKEFGMIPCGLASRDTLRLEKGFCLYGNDIDDTTSPLEAGLAWITKFDKDFVNKAFLENQKAEGVSRKLVGFEMQEKAIPRHDYEVVDAQGNIIGKVTSGTMSPIKKIGLGLAYVDKPNFKLGSELFIRIRNKDIPAKVVKLPFV, from the coding sequence TTTATATAATAAACACGTTTCTCTAGGCGCTAAAATCGTTCCTTTTGCAGGATTCGAGATGCCTGTTCAATATTCTGGAGTTACAGAAGAGCATTTTGCTGTCCGCGAAAAAGCGGGAATTTTTGATGTGTCTCATATGGGACAATTTTTCATCGAAGGTCCTTCTGCAAAAGACTTGTTGCAGTTTGTGACTTCTAATAATGTTGATGCTTTGGAAATCGGAGATTCGGCGTCTAGCCAAAACAGGAAAGCACAATATTCTTGTCTTCCTAACGAAAATGGCGGGATTGTAGATGATTTGATTGTTTATAAAATCGAAGATGAAAAATATTTTGTAGTAGTTAACGCTTCAAATATTGATAAAGACTGGAATCACATTGTAAAATACAATGAAAAGTTTGGAGCCAAAATGACAAATGCTTCGGATGAAATGTCATTAATCGCCATACAAGGTCCAAAAGCAACTGAAATTCTTCAGAAATTGACTGAGACAGATTTGTCATCCATTCCATATTATCATTTCACAATTGGTTCTGTAGCTGGTTTTTCGGATGTGATTATTTCCAACACAGGTTATACAGGTAGTGGGGGATTTGAGATTTATTTCAAAAATGAAAATGCTGAAGACATTTGGGATGCGTTGACAGAAGCAGGAAAAGAATTTGGAATGATTCCTTGTGGATTGGCTTCTAGAGATACTTTAAGATTAGAAAAAGGCTTTTGTCTTTATGGAAACGATATCGATGATACCACATCTCCGCTAGAAGCTGGATTGGCTTGGATAACAAAATTTGATAAAGATTTTGTAAATAAAGCATTCTTGGAAAATCAAAAAGCTGAAGGAGTTTCAAGAAAATTAGTAGGTTTCGAAATGCAGGAAAAGGCAATTCCAAGACACGATTATGAAGTGGTTGATGCACAAGGAAACATCATCGGAAAAGTGACTTCCGGAACAATGTCGCCAATAAAAAAAATCGGATTAGGTTTGGCTTATGTTGATAAACCCAACTTTAAACTAGGTTCAGAACTCTTTATCAGAATCAGAAACAAAGATATTCCTGCGAAAGTGGTAAAACTGCCTTTCGTTTAG
- a CDS encoding FkbM family methyltransferase — MSVYSKLAENLQYISPTYYKSRFFKKLKGLSAQNLLERKVEPEFLWIKEVLEKDSVFMDVGANVGAYLYTLENHLKPENIYAFEPNQQLFKRLKRLFPKVNLLSFALSDVSTIAEFKIPVINGEKVHTRGTLQTSIKEKNEEKTILQKVEVKPLDDLVFDDVYIEQGRNAQTNKFNLKKLDFIKIDVEGNEMQTLRGAKKTIEKFKPILMVEMEQRHHKENLWSLISEIADWGYSVNFLDRKTLQPKLLTEEFLNQQNPDNVKNYKDYINNIIFLPRI; from the coding sequence ATGAGTGTTTACAGTAAGCTGGCAGAGAATCTCCAGTACATTTCGCCGACTTATTACAAAAGCAGATTTTTCAAAAAGTTGAAAGGTCTTTCTGCTCAAAATCTTTTAGAAAGAAAAGTCGAACCTGAATTTCTTTGGATAAAAGAAGTTTTGGAAAAAGATTCAGTGTTTATGGATGTGGGTGCTAATGTAGGCGCTTATCTTTATACTTTGGAAAATCATCTGAAACCAGAAAATATTTATGCTTTCGAACCCAATCAACAATTATTCAAGAGACTGAAACGATTATTTCCCAAAGTCAATTTACTTTCGTTCGCGTTATCTGATGTTTCCACAATTGCAGAATTTAAAATTCCAGTTATTAATGGAGAGAAAGTTCATACAAGAGGAACTTTGCAAACATCTATCAAAGAAAAAAATGAAGAAAAAACCATCCTTCAAAAAGTAGAAGTTAAGCCTTTGGACGATTTGGTCTTCGACGATGTTTATATTGAGCAAGGTCGAAATGCTCAGACTAACAAATTTAATCTGAAAAAACTCGATTTTATCAAGATTGATGTAGAAGGAAACGAGATGCAGACTTTGCGAGGTGCCAAAAAAACAATCGAAAAATTTAAACCCATTTTAATGGTAGAGATGGAGCAACGTCATCACAAAGAAAACCTGTGGTCTTTGATTTCGGAGATTGCAGATTGGGGCTATTCGGTTAATTTTCTGGATAGAAAAACTTTGCAACCAAAACTTCTTACAGAAGAATTCCTCAATCAGCAAAATCCGGATAATGTGAAGAATTATAAAGATTACATCAATAACATCATATTCTTGCCAAGAATCTGA
- a CDS encoding helix-turn-helix domain-containing protein yields the protein MDIINFPEHLFDNNYTDTPDLQIANYEAYKLVSKNKINLNKNVFSFLLDGQKDIHFSNDIVSIDDTQSLLLASGNFLTTEIVGANSYSCLLFFFSQKNINDFLLKYGHLFNPKDLNKTTTNSPYFLIQKDNFIIHFINSIQQIYGLNQTISQKILELKFEEIMLYLADKYGQSFFVYLHSLLINERELSFKMVVEKNLYTSLNIDEVAFLCNMSLSTFKRKFTQLYQESPGKWFQLKRLNKAKKLLLNNEATPSEIYMDFGYDSLSNFSTAFKNEFGYSPKNMMKT from the coding sequence ATGGATATTATAAACTTTCCTGAACATTTATTTGATAATAACTACACAGACACTCCCGACCTGCAAATTGCAAACTACGAGGCGTATAAACTTGTTTCCAAAAATAAGATTAACCTAAACAAAAATGTATTCAGTTTTTTGTTGGACGGACAAAAGGACATTCACTTTTCTAATGACATCGTTTCGATCGATGATACACAATCCTTGCTCCTTGCATCGGGGAATTTTTTAACAACAGAAATTGTCGGTGCAAATAGTTACAGCTGCCTACTCTTTTTCTTTTCTCAGAAAAACATTAATGATTTTTTATTGAAATATGGGCATTTATTCAACCCAAAGGACTTAAATAAAACAACGACCAATAGTCCCTATTTCCTTATTCAAAAAGACAATTTTATTATCCATTTTATTAATTCTATTCAACAAATTTATGGCTTGAATCAAACTATCTCTCAAAAGATTCTGGAATTGAAATTTGAAGAAATTATGCTGTATCTGGCTGATAAATATGGGCAAAGTTTTTTTGTCTATCTGCATTCATTATTAATCAACGAAAGAGAATTATCTTTTAAAATGGTCGTTGAAAAAAATCTGTACACGAGTTTGAATATTGACGAGGTTGCTTTTCTATGTAATATGAGTCTATCTACTTTTAAGCGAAAATTTACACAATTATATCAAGAGTCTCCGGGAAAATGGTTTCAACTAAAACGGCTCAACAAAGCCAAAAAATTATTGCTTAATAATGAAGCGACACCATCAGAAATCTATATGGACTTTGGTTATGACAGCTTATCAAATTTTAGTACAGCCTTTAAAAATGAATTTGGTTACAGTCCAAAAAACATGATGAAAACTTGA
- a CDS encoding glutathione peroxidase has protein sequence MKFLFIIMLSLFGFSKNKAQAKSIHSFKVEALDGSTIDFSKFKGKKILVVNTASECGFTPQYADLEKLYEKYKNKLVVVGFPANNFGGQEPGSNHEIAAFCQRNYGVQFPMAAKISVKGDDIAPIYKFLTEKKENGVKNTKILWNFTKILLDENGHVIDSFVCTTNPMSESITNYLK, from the coding sequence ATGAAATTTTTATTCATTATTATGCTATCACTTTTCGGATTTTCAAAAAATAAGGCTCAGGCCAAATCGATTCACAGTTTCAAAGTTGAGGCTTTGGATGGTTCTACTATTGATTTTTCTAAATTCAAAGGCAAAAAAATATTGGTTGTGAATACTGCTTCCGAATGTGGATTTACACCTCAATATGCTGATTTGGAAAAACTTTATGAAAAATACAAGAACAAATTGGTTGTGGTAGGTTTTCCAGCAAATAACTTCGGTGGACAAGAACCTGGATCTAATCACGAGATTGCTGCTTTCTGCCAGAGAAATTACGGCGTTCAGTTTCCAATGGCTGCCAAGATCTCTGTAAAAGGTGATGACATTGCTCCGATTTATAAATTCCTCACAGAGAAAAAAGAAAATGGAGTGAAAAACACTAAAATCCTTTGGAATTTTACAAAGATTCTTCTAGATGAGAATGGTCACGTTATCGACAGCTTCGTTTGTACCACCAATCCAATGAGCGAAAGTATTACGAATTATCTAAAGTAG
- a CDS encoding helix-turn-helix transcriptional regulator, with product MKEKQIAHLIKKHPLSDVWNSHPEVLSNNYEEIVEPPPIEKIIGEMFAIGQFYYYVLNVANSTLSNHDPNLLPMHGLKKFPKHLKEIIELIHPDDIEFVLQAERMTIEKIQEIGWEHQLNLKCSYCFRMKTGKGNYEMFHHQALHTLKDENGRLHQSVNIHTNIHHITQKNPYTVLVVGIGERNDFHQMQYRNNENIELPHVELTKRETEILSLLAVGKSSRQMSEMLDISYHTITTHRKNILAKTNCNKVSELVKKALEWALI from the coding sequence ATGAAAGAAAAACAAATAGCCCATCTCATAAAAAAACATCCATTGTCAGATGTTTGGAATTCCCATCCCGAAGTATTGAGCAACAATTATGAGGAGATTGTTGAACCGCCTCCGATTGAAAAGATAATCGGAGAAATGTTTGCCATAGGTCAGTTCTACTACTATGTTCTGAATGTAGCAAACAGCACTCTAAGTAACCATGATCCTAATCTGCTACCCATGCACGGGCTTAAAAAATTTCCAAAGCATCTTAAAGAAATCATCGAACTTATACATCCAGATGATATCGAATTTGTACTGCAAGCCGAAAGAATGACTATTGAGAAAATACAGGAAATAGGATGGGAACATCAATTAAATCTTAAATGCAGCTATTGCTTTCGGATGAAAACAGGAAAAGGCAACTACGAGATGTTTCATCATCAGGCACTCCATACCTTAAAAGATGAAAACGGGCGATTACATCAATCCGTAAATATCCATACCAATATCCACCATATCACACAGAAAAATCCGTACACTGTTTTGGTAGTTGGCATTGGAGAACGCAACGATTTTCACCAGATGCAGTACAGAAATAATGAGAATATTGAGTTACCACATGTAGAACTGACCAAAAGAGAAACAGAGATTCTCTCCCTTTTGGCAGTAGGAAAATCATCCAGACAAATGTCCGAAATGCTCGATATTTCCTATCATACCATCACGACACACCGAAAAAACATCCTCGCTAAGACGAATTGCAACAAAGTTTCGGAATTGGTGAAAAAAGCTTTGGAGTGGGCGCTTATTTAA
- a CDS encoding putative quinol monooxygenase, whose product MKKLGLLVRLEAKAGKEKDVEDFITGALPLANEEAGTVTWYAFRIDASTFGIFDTFSDEEGREAHLGGKIAKALMENAPELLATAPSIEKIDVLAAK is encoded by the coding sequence ATGAAAAAACTAGGATTATTAGTTCGACTAGAAGCAAAAGCAGGTAAAGAAAAAGATGTTGAAGATTTTATTACAGGTGCATTGCCACTTGCTAATGAAGAAGCGGGTACTGTGACCTGGTATGCGTTCCGTATTGACGCTTCTACATTTGGCATTTTTGACACTTTTTCAGATGAAGAAGGCAGAGAAGCACATCTTGGTGGTAAGATTGCAAAAGCACTAATGGAAAATGCGCCTGAATTGTTGGCTACTGCACCATCTATTGAGAAAATAGACGTTTTAGCGGCTAAATAA